Proteins encoded within one genomic window of Gadus macrocephalus chromosome 18, ASM3116895v1:
- the nptx2b gene encoding neuronal pentraxin-2b isoform X2: MFSLVYGLFFFLALNGSPLTRGQPDDGKRYICRAVPVTGDASCQVTLLPELTAGGQEEELRNTVMQLRETILLQKETIGKQLGTINELTTKLSLCASSSDDGKYDRGGSWTKDKQNTMGDVPRDPNSTIESLGKTMKGLKDRLESLEQHQMRANSSGTPFPSELRDMLQLRLVDLEKQLLRKVNYLETEKTTLSNATAAYRMKTESGGDFKSPEQFKLSLPQRTNYLYGRITKSLPEMYAFTLCMWVKSSASPGIGTPFSYGVPGQANEIVLIEWGNNPIELLINDKVAQLPLAVRDGRWHHICVAWTTRDGQWEAYQDGESVGSGDNLAAWHPIKPGGVIILGQEQDVVGGRFDAGQAFVGELSQVNLWDRVLKPPEIRSMANCTTYLPGNVVSWLASNVEVFGRGAFKRPLEVCQDRLPNA, translated from the exons ATGTTTTCACTCGTGTACGGGCTGTTCTTCTTTCTAGCCCTTAACGGTAGCCCACTAACGCGCGGCCAACCAGACGACGGGAAGAGGTACATATGCAGAGCCGTGCCGGTGACCGGTGACGCGAGCTGCCAGGTGACCCTTCTACCCGAGCTGACCGCGGGGGGCCAAGAAGAGGAGCTGAGGAACACCGTAATGCAGCTCCGCGAGACGATCTTACTGCAGAAAGAAACGATCGGCAAGCAGCTCGGAACCATCAACGAGTTGACCACCAAACTCTCCCTCTGCGCCTCGTCCTCCGACGATGGGAAGTACGACCGAGGAGGCTCCTGGACCAAGGATAAGCAGAACACCATGGGGGACGTGCCCCGGGATCCAAATAGCACCATCGAAAGTCTTGGGAAGACCATGAAGGGGCTGAAGGACCGACTGGAGAGCCTGGAG CAACACCAAATGCGGGCAAACAGTTCGGGGACTCCGTTTCCCAGTGAGCTCCGCGACATGCTACAGCTGCGgcttgtggatctggagaagcaGCTGCTGAGGAAGGTGAACTACCTGGAGACCGAGAAGACCACGCTGTCCAACGCCACGGCCGCCTACCGGATGAAGACTGAAA GCGGAGGTGATTTCAAGTCTCCCGAGCAGTTCAAGCTGTCCCTCCCCCAGCGCACAAACTACCTGTACGGCCGCATCACCAAGAGCCTGCCCGAGATGTACGCCTTCACCCTGTGCATGTGGGTCAAGTCCAGCGCCAGCCCGGGCATCGGGACCCCCTTCTCGTACGGGGTGCCGGGCCAGGCAAATGAGATCGTGCTGATCGAGTGGGGGAACAACCCCATCGAGCTCCTGATCAACGACAAG GTGGCCCAGCTGCCCCTGGCGGTGCGCGACGGCCGCTGGCACCACATCTGCGTGGCCTGGACCACGCGGGATGGCCAGTGGGAGGCCTACCAGGACGGGGAGAGCGTGGGCAGCGGGGACAACCTGGCTGCCTGGCACCCCATCAAGCCTGGGGGGGTCATCATCCTGGGGCAGGAACAG GACGTGGTGGGCGGACGCTTCGATGCGGGCCAGGCGTTTGTGGGCGAGCTGAGCCAGGTGAACCTGTGGGACCGGGTGCTGAAACCCCCAGAGATCCGGAGCATGGCCAACTGCACCACCTACCTCCCGGGGAACGTGGTCTCCTGGCTGGCCAGCAACGTGGAGGTGTTCGGCCGGGGGGCCTTCAAGAGGCCCCTTGAGGTGTGTCAGGACCGGCTGCCCAACGCCTAG
- the nptx2b gene encoding neuronal pentraxin-2b isoform X1, giving the protein MFSLVYGLFFFLALNGSPLTRGQPDDGKRYICRAVPVTGDASCQVTLLPELTAGGQEEELRNTVMQLRETILLQKETIGKQLGTINELTTKLSLCASSSDDGKYDRGGSWTKDKQNTMGDVPRDPNSTIESLGKTMKGLKDRLESLEQHQMRANSSGTPFPSELRDMLQLRLVDLEKQLLRKVNYLETEKTTLSNATAAYRMKTESTLNALVERISELEKGGGDFKSPEQFKLSLPQRTNYLYGRITKSLPEMYAFTLCMWVKSSASPGIGTPFSYGVPGQANEIVLIEWGNNPIELLINDKVAQLPLAVRDGRWHHICVAWTTRDGQWEAYQDGESVGSGDNLAAWHPIKPGGVIILGQEQDVVGGRFDAGQAFVGELSQVNLWDRVLKPPEIRSMANCTTYLPGNVVSWLASNVEVFGRGAFKRPLEVCQDRLPNA; this is encoded by the exons ATGTTTTCACTCGTGTACGGGCTGTTCTTCTTTCTAGCCCTTAACGGTAGCCCACTAACGCGCGGCCAACCAGACGACGGGAAGAGGTACATATGCAGAGCCGTGCCGGTGACCGGTGACGCGAGCTGCCAGGTGACCCTTCTACCCGAGCTGACCGCGGGGGGCCAAGAAGAGGAGCTGAGGAACACCGTAATGCAGCTCCGCGAGACGATCTTACTGCAGAAAGAAACGATCGGCAAGCAGCTCGGAACCATCAACGAGTTGACCACCAAACTCTCCCTCTGCGCCTCGTCCTCCGACGATGGGAAGTACGACCGAGGAGGCTCCTGGACCAAGGATAAGCAGAACACCATGGGGGACGTGCCCCGGGATCCAAATAGCACCATCGAAAGTCTTGGGAAGACCATGAAGGGGCTGAAGGACCGACTGGAGAGCCTGGAG CAACACCAAATGCGGGCAAACAGTTCGGGGACTCCGTTTCCCAGTGAGCTCCGCGACATGCTACAGCTGCGgcttgtggatctggagaagcaGCTGCTGAGGAAGGTGAACTACCTGGAGACCGAGAAGACCACGCTGTCCAACGCCACGGCCGCCTACCGGATGAAGACTGAAAGTACGCTGAACGCGCTGGTGGAGAGGATTAGCGAGTTGGAGaaag GCGGAGGTGATTTCAAGTCTCCCGAGCAGTTCAAGCTGTCCCTCCCCCAGCGCACAAACTACCTGTACGGCCGCATCACCAAGAGCCTGCCCGAGATGTACGCCTTCACCCTGTGCATGTGGGTCAAGTCCAGCGCCAGCCCGGGCATCGGGACCCCCTTCTCGTACGGGGTGCCGGGCCAGGCAAATGAGATCGTGCTGATCGAGTGGGGGAACAACCCCATCGAGCTCCTGATCAACGACAAG GTGGCCCAGCTGCCCCTGGCGGTGCGCGACGGCCGCTGGCACCACATCTGCGTGGCCTGGACCACGCGGGATGGCCAGTGGGAGGCCTACCAGGACGGGGAGAGCGTGGGCAGCGGGGACAACCTGGCTGCCTGGCACCCCATCAAGCCTGGGGGGGTCATCATCCTGGGGCAGGAACAG GACGTGGTGGGCGGACGCTTCGATGCGGGCCAGGCGTTTGTGGGCGAGCTGAGCCAGGTGAACCTGTGGGACCGGGTGCTGAAACCCCCAGAGATCCGGAGCATGGCCAACTGCACCACCTACCTCCCGGGGAACGTGGTCTCCTGGCTGGCCAGCAACGTGGAGGTGTTCGGCCGGGGGGCCTTCAAGAGGCCCCTTGAGGTGTGTCAGGACCGGCTGCCCAACGCCTAG